One window of the Kwoniella dejecticola CBS 10117 chromosome 3, complete sequence genome contains the following:
- a CDS encoding thioredoxin, with the protein MLSQSLRSARTIAKAGPSIRPVRSFHATRIARDHFLDANDEAFNKRALDEANAKPVLVDFYAEWCQPCRVLTPLLKSHTGPETGYDLMTVNVDDYPDLAAKFKVSALPTVVAFKNGAVKNKFVGFRGDADIKKFLGLL; encoded by the exons ATGCTGAGCCAGAGTCTTCGATCAGCTCGCACGATTGCCAAGGCTGGACCTTCTATTCGACCTGTTCGATCTTTCCACGCCACCAGAATAGCGAGAGACCATTTCTTAGATGCTAACGATGAG GCCTTCAATAAGCGCGCACTTGACGAAGCGAATGCGAAGCCTGTCTTAGTTGACTTCTACGCTGA ATGGTGTCAGCCATGTAGAGTACTTACACCTCTTCTGAAGAGTCATACGGGACCAGAAACGGGATATGACTTGATGACTGTCAATGTGGATGACTATCCTGATTTAGCCGCGAAGTTTAAG GTATCAGCCTTACCGACGGTGGTAGCATTCAAGAATGGTGCAGTGAAGAACAAATTCG TCGGTTTTAGGGGAGACGCAGATATCAAGAAGTTCCTCGGGCTACTATAG
- a CDS encoding tRNA pseudouridine(55) synthase translates to MPKSPSVPPLPLNGLFPIAKPSGPSSMKVIDSITSLLLDSKLFDDPERRRHARGQRNKKKNTSHLGLKIGQGGTLDPLADGVLVIGVNRGTKHLNKFLECSKEYESIGLLGCITTSMDSDDPVLSTASWEHVTREDIEKVLDKFRGEIYQVPPIFSALKMDGKPLYEYARESKPLPRPIPTRKCTVSIELLDFKPASVIPGDGGHEYRWPEKRLSEEEKKVFRKLTDIVSQAGTEPTKPKSTAPVISEEEAQNASTPVDTPKQDADSAEVAEKKNESTFVPDLEKPDYPEISPINGLRPPTFKVKMTVSSGTYVRSIVHDIGVALGCGAHVVKLTRTRQGEFSLYGDEEALASSSTTSTSTTATVTAPAEGGEGESTSTSKAEEALALKGENAGPTGGSIPWSVWTRAMQEREQMLERERTEKEEAMMSGASAEEIHTQWSPDAIRQRRHAGEMKEWEVELLRRFVPVHVPPTGGHVKD, encoded by the exons ATGCCAAAATCACCTTCCGTGCCTCCGTTACCTCTTAACGGGTTATTCCCGATAGCCAAACCTTCTGGTCCAAGCTC TATGAAAGTGATCGATTCAATTACTTCGTTGCTACTGGATTCCAAGCTTTTCGACGATCCTGAACGACGACGCCATGCAAGGGGTCAACGGAATAAAAAGAAGAATACATCTCATCTAGGACTGAAGATTGGTCAAGGAGGGACCCTTGATCCTTTGGCAGATGGCGTACTAG TAATCGGTGTGAACAGGGGTACGAAGCACTTGAACAAGTTCTTGGAGTGTTCGAAGGAGTACGAAAGTATAGGTCTTTTAGGATGTATAACAACGTCGATGGATTCTGACGATCCGGTATTATCCACTGCATCATGGGAACACGTCACGAGGGAAGACATAGAAAAGGTTTTAGATAAATTCCGCGGAGAAATATATCAAGTTCCGCCGAT ATTTTCAGCATTGAAGATGGACGGTAAACCGTTATACGAATACGCCAGAGAATCTAAGCCCCTCCCACGCCCGATACCCACTCGTAAATGTACCGTTTCTATCGAGTTGCTGGATTTCAAGCCTGCTTCGGTGATTCCAGGGGACGGGGGCCACGAGTACAGATGGCCCGAGAAGAGAttatcggaagaagagaagaaagtatTTAGGAAATTGACTGATATAGTCAGTCAAGCTGGTACAGAACCTACCAAGCCTAAATCGACCGCACCCGTTAtatctgaggaagaagctcaaaatGCAAGTACACCTGTCGATACCCCTAAGCAAGATGCGGATTCAGCAGAAGTAGCAGAAAAGAAAAATGAATCGACGTTTGTACCTGATTTGGAGAAACCTGATTATCCAGAAATATCACCTATCAACGGTCTCCGACCGCCGACAttcaaggtgaagatgacagtCTCCAGCGGGACATACGTCAGGTCAATCGTACATGATATCGGAGTGGCTTTGGGGTGTGGCGCTCATGTGGTCAAACTTACAAGGACAAGGCAAGGCGAATTCTCATTGTAcggcgatgaagaagcgttagcttcatcctcaacaacgtcaacatcaacaacagcgaCAGTAACAGCGCCAGCTGAAGGCGGCGAAGGAgaatcgacatcgacatcgaaggcggaagaagcacTCGCGTTGAAAGGGGAGAATGCGGGACCGACAGGAGGATCTATACCTTGGTCTGTATGGACCCGAGCAATGCAAGAGCGAGAACAGATGCTGGAAAGGGAACGgaccgagaaagaagaagccatGATGTCCGGTGCCAGTGCAGAAGAGATACATACGCAGTGGTCACCCGATGCAATTCGACAGAGGAGGCATGCtggcgagatgaaggagtggGAAGTCGAGTTGCTCAGGAGGTTTGTGCCGGTCCATGTACCTCCGACAGGGGGCCATGTGAAAGATTGA